The following is a genomic window from Nymphaea colorata isolate Beijing-Zhang1983 chromosome 3, ASM883128v2, whole genome shotgun sequence.
CTTGGGAaaaaactctaaatcttcaaaTGAGAAAGCACTAGAGGTTAtccaagggttagctcatgctCAAAAGAGAAAATTGTGGGAGTATTCATAGGTTGTTTTAGAGCCAAAAAcgtaaaatttgatttttttttaatttaacaatattttcatgcaaattttaagtatttttgaataattttaatttttttaaaaataagttttgactaagtgggattagCCCTTAGCCCTACAAATACTCCTTTGGGGGATGGACAGACCTAGTGTCCATCCATCAAACCGAAAACCGCCCCCAAGGGGGCGGTTTTTAACTAAAAGGAGGGATTGCGCAGTATGCAGGCTCTGGCTCGATGCAGCCATGCGTGGGCGTGCTGCCAACATGCCAGGCCTATCGCGTCTGGCACGGCCCTGCCACATGCGGCGGCGCATGGCAGCACACTGAGTTCATGTTTGGGGAGCAAGATGCCCCCCTTATTGGCTAGTTTTGGACCAATAAGTGGTGGACTTCGCTTCCTTGGCCTTCAAGGGTTCcgattcataaaaaaaaatcataaaacattatttttttaaatatatatttaaaagggtaaaatggtCTTTGTTACAAAAGGGGGTTGACTCTGTTTTGAGTGATGTCAGACTAGTTTTAAATCTGGATCAGGTTTTATTGGTCGCCGACACGTTTTAGTCGATGCCCAAGGCTTGGATCAAGGATTATGTGAGTGGTTTAAtctcaaaacacatttttggcaCGAGAACAAGACACGAGACAAAGGGAAGGTTTGTGCATACACGTGTGGCGCTCGATAGCATCgaaatttcttgttttggtctcgactttagattttgagtttgaaattcttgatttggatcttagactttggttttggatctaatttggatccaagagcAACTCTATGAGTTCGTTTTCCTAGTTTGGACTTGACTTCGTTGGTGGAGGTTTAGTTATGGATTTTAGCTTCATATTTCAGATCAATGTCTGCATTTTAGATCtaggacttggatttggatctgaatcttgGTCTAAAGTTGAATTTTGGACTTGAATCTTGCGTTTGGACTCAGATATGGGTCTAGAGATTcgttttggatcgaatagtctTGAATTGGATTTAGGTATGAATATAGaagtttgttttggatctagggttAGTCTCGGGTCCAAAATTAGATGAAAATCATTATAAAAATGATTGGAATAACTGAGAATCTTGTTTGAGTAatacaattttttgaaaaaaaattggggtgataacaatGTGATAGGAATTTAAATGAGATATTGGACAAGATATAAATTATGAACTGGAATTAAGATAGGAAAATATGAGATCAACCTTTGAAGATCCAAAGTGATATACTTAATTGTATATGGCATGCAGCCTATGTTTACATCGACTATGGGGCATATGAAGTGATTTGATGAATTTGCCCACACCTAAGGGTCCCATGTGAGGGGGTAAAAATGGAAAGTTTAATCAAACACATGATGTGAATGATTTAATCTTATAAACATAGGATCAagttcaaatatgaatatgattCTACCGAAAATTCAGTTTAGATCCACGCAAATGCGCATCTAACCTAGATGATGCATGCAGACTAGGAACATGCATGATCAAGGCTTGGTCTCTCGTTAGGGTTTTGAAGTGGCTTTATTCGCATCATGTTTTGATCCAAAGTTTGATATTAGGTCTGatatttaaattgaattcaaataaagaTCCAGTTTCAAGTATCTTCTCAGGCTTCAAAATCTGGATTCCATAAGTTTATGCTCACAGTTTGTTAGACCCAATATCAAGATCCTAATCCGATattcatatccagatccaactTCATTATTAAggtcatattcaaatttaaagttCTATAATTTGAGTTTAAGAGATATAAATAATGAGATCCAACATTGAGATCTAATGTCCAATATCAAGTTTCAGATTCATGtgatccaaataaaaaatgtagaTCAAAATCATGTTCCAAATTTAGGGTTAGAAATTAAACATTCCAAGTTTGGGAGATCAAATTCTATTGTGATTAAGGTTCATCTAACATTCTAATTCTAATATGAAGACCCAAAGGTTCAAATTGAGCTCCAGGTTTATGTGATCCAGATTCAAGATCTAAATTTACAGATGACAAATCCATTATCTAAATTCATAAGATCCATATCTAATGTATTAGGACCTcaatattttcatgatttgaGTTGGCTAAGGGTCGCATGGACTTAAGGTTGGTGTGAGTTCACACAAGGCTAGTCAAGCTAAAGCTAGGGTTCAAATCTTGGTCTCTTATTCTGCAGGTTCTAAGGCTGGTCTTACCTAGGTTCTAGGGTTTTGACCTATGGTTTCATCTTGATCACGTATGAACTTAGGGTTTTCAAATAAGGCCTACGGAAAAGCTTTGTTTTGGAAAACCATTTCAAAAATATACTTTGTAAAGTGTGTTGATTTAGGATTAAGTCAAATTAAGGTCTTCATGTGCctagagaagaaaagagaatttatttttctccttttttcttcttagaaaGAGCCAAAGCTTTGCAAGATTTAAAGACAAAGTCAAAAGCCCGTCCAATGAAAAATGGTTTAGTTTAGGTCAcagttcttcttctccttcttcaataaTCGAGGAAACTAAACATAATTACCCAATAAAATGACCCACCTGTCACATAACTATTGTATTGAGCGAAAGACCTAACTTTAATTTAAGCAAATATATGACtttcaaagaatgaaaaagtgcttGCCTTGTTGTGAAATAAGAAGTCTTCGTATCTTAATggatgtatttgatttattcagAGCTATTGGAGCGGTGGAGTATTGCACCCTAGATGGCGGAAGTCCAATAGCCAAAAGCATCAATGGCTTACACTCAACTCTACATGCatgcagaaaacaaaaaacattatataaTTCAGAAATTAAGTGCTAAAATGGGATAAAGTAGTTCGAACTTCCAACGAACTGATGCCCCACCATAGGAAAGTAGAGTTGAACACCTTTGTTTTATCTCTAGTTTGAACTAAGTTCACTCTAACTCAGTGGAGTCCACTAAAGGAAGTAACTGATCCTAAGCCAATTAAACTTACTCTGAACTTGGAAAGAGGTAGATCTGATAGTAATTCCCTTGATCCTATCTCAATTTGAGCTGACATGACTGGATGTAATTCAGTTACATCTTTAAATGGGAGAGTGTGTGAATGGACTAAGGTGGAGTTGGCACTATAGCATCTAGGTTATAGggtaatttaattttatatattattcatCTTTTTGAAACTACAAGCCAATTTTagtattataaattttaaatatatatatattttaaaaatccgTGACTCATATCAGGAACTTGAAATTTATGAAGACCATATCAAAGATTGAGTgttttaaatgaagaaaaaggagaagaagtcTGGACCTCAAACCGTTGGGTGACCGGCGCTGATGAAAAGTCTATCCGGTCAGCTCATCCCTTGACGCGgttgaaaagagagagctcgTCGTCCTCGGTGTCGTCTTCCAGATCACGTGATCGACCATTTTCCTCTCTCTGTTGGGGCGGGCCCACACATTCACGGCCGCCGTGAAGTCAACGCCCCCAATCTTTTACCAACCCCAACCTTCCGCCGGACTGGACCGTGGATCAGGGCACGAATTAGAATCCGACCCTAACAGAAACGGATCCGACTGCAACTCTGGTTTACATCCAATAAGCTTCGATACAAAACCCCAAAATTTCTCTGCACTTGAGGCAATGGTATCCGGACCTGAGGTGCCAGAAATAGGTCCGACCCGTTGAAGCCAAGTACCGGATCGGACCCATTCTCCGATAAATCCGATCCGGTGTCTGGGTACAAGGAACCCCTGCCACAGTCAGCTCTCCCTTCCTCCGATTTGTCGCGATTGTCACGGACGCCAccgagggagaaagagagagagagcgagagtggGGGCGGGATGGCCGGGCGCTTCCGTCCTACCAGTCTTCCTCCTCACGCCACCTTCCTGTCTACCTCCTCCTCATTTCTCGTGTCTCTCTTTCCCGGAGTTCAGGCTGCCGGCGACGCGTCTCAGTTATGCCGCTGACGCTCTCCGACGGAGCGGTGCTAGGATTGGGGCTTCACAGGGTTTTGCGGGAGGTTGATGGAGGGATCTGGCGGCGGAGGCGGAagcggaggaggaggggggtCTCCGGCTCCTTTCCTGATTAAGACGTACGATATGGTGGATGACGCGAGCACCGACGCGATCGTGTCGTGGAGCGCGGCCGGGAACAGCTTCGTGGTGTGGAACTCGCCGGAGTTCGCACGCGTCCTCCTCCCGACCTACTTCAAACACAACAATTTCTCCTCCTTTATCCGCCAGCTCAACACCTATGTGAGTCCGGTTCCAGCTTCCTGAACCGATCGGTCGATTGGTCTtattgttttcacttttttttttttccgcctGCAATTTCGTTTGCTTATTTCTCTGGTTGTTCTCGATCTCGATTGATGGGCGTGGCCGGTTATTGATGTTCTGTGCgcgttgaaaatgaaaaaagaaaaagtgaggaAGTTACGCGGTATTGATTTTGGGGAGAATTGGGGTCGCTAGCTTTTTGCTGGCGCTGACGAGCTGAAttgaacttttcttcttctccttctaaTTGTCAAAGTTGGGGACTACGGTCTTGGTGCTGCTTCCTTTCTGCCTGATTTTTTGTTGTTGAGATGGATTTTTAGTGATTTCCTGGAAGACTCCCTGTGATCCTCATTGCATGcctgtctttttccttttccaaataaGAATTGGATCTTGTGGTTGACCTGTGGAGAAATTGGATTCTCGGTGTTCGCTCTCTCTTGGTTGTTGGTGGTTGTTTTATGCAgcaattttttgtcttttacgCCTATTTGTAGGAATGAAATCCGCTGTGGCTTCTACAACTAACTGTTCAAATGGATAAAATGGGGCGTGTGAGAATTGAGAAAATACGAAGGATTCATACTGTACGACGCTGCCTTCCACTTCTTGGGTAGTGTTGGTGTGTTGGAAACCTTTTCAGGCTTGTtcagatctttttcttttaggttTGGTTTAAAACCGATGAACGGATGTTCCTTTTCTGCaactgtgaattttttttatcataagaaCTTTTGGTTTgactttttacattttttacagTTCTGGCATTTGAGAGGTATCCTTCGTTATGTTAGCTTTGTTCTTGCACTTGACTTACAGATGTCAAATGACTGAAATCATTGTCACGGTTTATTGtggttttttctgtttgtttatcGAGTTTATTTCCTGCGAAAACTTCTGATTTCCATCTTTGTGATTGTGTTTGTCAAATGCTATGCATTGCGtggtttttctttcatatccTTCGGTTCAATAGTTCAAAAACTACTTTCATGATCCTTTAGTGATGTGGAATATTGGGGTCTTACcttcatgatttgattcaacaattctctttgattttatggAAAAGGAATAACATTTATAGTGGTTTCTAGTGGTACTTATATGCATGAATATTGTTTGAATTTCATTCTAAAACTCTTGTACACATCAATGGGAATCCTTTCACTTTTGTCGTTTCCTCTTAAACTACTCTCTTTTGGAAGTATATTTACCATAAAATATGCATGTGAATTGTTCTTCGTTGTTGTTGATAGGGGTTTCACAAGATTGATCCTGAACGTTGGGAGTTTGCTAACGAGGACTTCACAAAAGATAATAAGCATCTGCTGAAGAACATCCATAGACGTAAGCCTATTCATAGTCACAGCCAGCCACTCTCTCAACCATCATCAGGGGATGCTGAAAGAGCAGCGCTTGAGGAAGAAATTCAGAAGCTTAGGAAGGAGAAAGATATTCTTTTGGCTAATCTTGCGAGATACAGACAGCAGCAGGAAGGAAGCACGGTCCAATTAGAAAAGCTTGAGCCACGGGTTGGTGAAATGGAACAAAGGCAGGCAAAATTGATGCAATTTTTGGCAAAAGCAGTAAAAAATCAATCTTTCATTGACAATCTTATTTGTGAGGTCGAAAGGAATATGCAGGTAAtggccataaaaaaaaagagaaggctgCCAAATGACTGTGAAGCCGTGGAGAACAACCCTACGGATAGCCAGACTGTACAGAGATCTTTGACCACAAGATCTCCAAATGTTTTGACTGGAGATGCTGAAAGCTGGGACCTTGCAAATAAGTTAAGGCTGGAGCTTTCACCTGCGGCTTCTGATAATCTACTACCAGCTTGTAGGCATGGCTCCAGTGAAGATGATGGCAACACGCAGCATACACCGTCTAATCTAGCAGGAAGAAAAGCTGGATCTGACGAATCTTTAGAGCTTCTGGATTGTGATACATCTTTGGCATTT
Proteins encoded in this region:
- the LOC116251395 gene encoding heat stress transcription factor A-5, with the protein product MEGSGGGGGSGGGGGSPAPFLIKTYDMVDDASTDAIVSWSAAGNSFVVWNSPEFARVLLPTYFKHNNFSSFIRQLNTYGFHKIDPERWEFANEDFTKDNKHLLKNIHRRKPIHSHSQPLSQPSSGDAERAALEEEIQKLRKEKDILLANLARYRQQQEGSTVQLEKLEPRVGEMEQRQAKLMQFLAKAVKNQSFIDNLICEVERNMQVMAIKKKRRLPNDCEAVENNPTDSQTVQRSLTTRSPNVLTGDAESWDLANKLRLELSPAASDNLLPACRHGSSEDDGNTQHTPSNLAGRKAGSDESLELLDCDTSLAFTKNISLRENSSAEELDGNCHLNLTLSSSPFSPVRGRVKETYEKAAVERKSGGNASSVTSKETTVNNQASSGRVNDVFWEQFLTERPGSSDTEEASSTFRTSPCVEQEERNSMQEMSWSSKQKMQQLTL